The window AAAATGCCCTTCAGGTAATAACGTTGCAGAGCACAATTCAGACCCAAGCCGCAGATTATGATAATCAAATATATCAATTGGAAATTCAGAAAAATGATTTAGCCCGCCAACTCGCTGATGCTGACGCCAGTGGGACATTGGTTGTGACTTCGCCGGTTGAGGGATTGGTTGATTCATTGAGTGTAACACAAGGGCAGATGATTAACGTTGGTGATAGTCTGCTGCAAATTATACCTGGGGAGGCTAGCCACTATGTTTTGGTTCTATGGATACCAAGCCATGCGGCTCCGTATATCTCCATCGGTGACAAAGTGAATATCCGCTACGATGCATTTCCTGCGGAAAAATTTGGTCAGTTTCCCGGTAAGATCCTTTCTATTTCTGGCACCCCAGCTACTCAACAGGAAATGGCAACTTATCCCGCAGCGCCGCCAAAAACACCTGATATTCCACAAACTTGGTATAAAGTGATTGTATTACCGGAAAACAGTTCTTTCAGTTATCAAGGTCGCCGTTTGGATGCTGAAAGCGGCATGAAAGCCACCAGTACGTTATTCCTCGAAAAGCGAAGACTCTATCAGTGGATACTCTCGCCTCTTTATGACATCAGAAATAGCGCAGGGGGGCCGGTCAATGGAAAATGATGCCCTGACTTGGCTTAAGGATCATCTAAGCCTGTCATTCCGTCGCAAGGTGCCGGTAATGCTACAAACAGAGGCCGCAGA of the Yersinia bercovieri ATCC 43970 genome contains:
- a CDS encoding HlyD family secretion protein translates to MFRQDAIDNKKNYWSGRSLLISGTPVWIIVTFTVLFFTLLMAIIIFGSYHRRVQISGELISVPRAVTVFSSQQGYVVSQFVDVGDKVKKGQPLYQIDISRTTTSGVVSQNQKASIEKQIGAIENIILRIKENKKVTVSNLNEQKSSYETALQHSAEILKKAQVGLSMMKKNMENYRLYLHQGLVNKDQFTGQMAQYYQQQNDLLGISSQNEQNALQVITLQSTIQTQAADYDNQIYQLEIQKNDLARQLADADASGTLVVTSPVEGLVDSLSVTQGQMINVGDSLLQIIPGEASHYVLVLWIPSHAAPYISIGDKVNIRYDAFPAEKFGQFPGKILSISGTPATQQEMATYPAAPPKTPDIPQTWYKVIVLPENSSFSYQGRRLDAESGMKATSTLFLEKRRLYQWILSPLYDIRNSAGGPVNGK